One part of the Rothia sp. ZJ932 genome encodes these proteins:
- a CDS encoding GntR family transcriptional regulator, translating into MTEPVSSINIDKNSPIPLYHQLVEGIRSAISNGALTSGSMLPNELDIAKNLHLSRPTVRKAMDELVRAGLLVRKRGVGTQVVSNEIRRSLTLSSLYDDLVRSGIKVSTKILTFETIIPPAEIGQELTLESKSTVYHIRRLRYENGTPLAVMENWVPTNIGDLKPSFLEQKGLYETMRSLGVTFSVGHQKVGAKNATVDEAGFLGVSTDAALVTMHRTTLNDVGTRVETGSHVYRADLYTFEMTLSQ; encoded by the coding sequence GTGACCGAACCAGTATCATCTATAAACATCGATAAGAACTCTCCAATACCGCTTTACCACCAATTGGTAGAAGGCATTCGCAGCGCGATATCCAATGGAGCTCTCACCTCTGGTTCGATGCTGCCCAACGAACTAGACATTGCAAAGAATTTGCATTTATCACGACCAACCGTGCGCAAGGCAATGGACGAGTTGGTACGCGCAGGTTTGCTAGTACGCAAAAGAGGAGTCGGTACACAAGTTGTATCGAACGAAATTCGTCGTTCACTGACGCTAAGTTCACTTTACGATGATCTAGTTCGTAGCGGTATCAAAGTGAGCACCAAGATCCTAACTTTTGAAACCATCATTCCACCCGCTGAGATTGGACAAGAACTAACCCTTGAGTCGAAATCCACGGTTTACCACATACGTCGTCTCCGCTATGAAAATGGAACTCCATTAGCCGTAATGGAAAACTGGGTTCCCACAAATATTGGTGATCTCAAGCCGTCCTTCCTTGAGCAAAAGGGTCTTTACGAAACTATGCGCTCTCTAGGAGTGACCTTTAGCGTAGGACACCAGAAAGTAGGGGCAAAGAATGCCACGGTTGACGAAGCAGGTTTTTTGGGTGTTTCCACGGACGCTGCGCTGGTCACTATGCATCGCACCACACTTAATGATGTTGGCACCAGAGTTGAAACAGGCTCACATGTGTACAGAGCTGATCTTTACACCTTTGAGATGACACTTTCTCAGTAA
- a CDS encoding multicopper oxidase domain-containing protein, translated as MPENPAPLPNRRPLTLSAPGTQPADGPGMPVSETQAKDRASGRATWHRKASKPVSLWMIALFVALMVHRWVPDALWLMVHMVTLGLMTNSILIWSQHFTEALLKNRLPDSARGVQIRRIYMLNISTVVMMAGMLTAAFPLTVVGATGVGAVVAWHGFSLLQQVRSALPARFTSTVYFYIAASWLLPVGAVLGAFLAKGLSSDWYERTLLAHEAVNILGFVGLTVVGTLTTLWPTMLRTKMVANAVQLSLRGLYGMCAGLAVTVAGALAGSQWLAVAGLVLYCLALGVIGYLMVRTCTAKKPTEFATMSVSAGFIWLMVGVIWTAAMVATTSFEELNMRTVTPAFVVGFLVQVLLGAMSYLLPARMGGGPAAVRTANEEFNRFAAGRVVIVNLCLLVFVLPADVTGSWVRTTMSLLGAFTLFAFMPLMIRGVRRSVAKRKEMILARSRGEAPKPDPQALSPSPARHGRGAAIGAGAVALALVAGLLANPTVFSRGVESVSSVTPTGETTTVQVEATADMRFEPAAVEVPAGNRLVLEVTNTDAGNVHDLVLANGTSTGRIDPGATKTLDAGVVGQSLEGWCSVVGHQAMGMVFDVNVIGGEPADAGHSAHVGGQGASALLTTADLDLAKAPEGFEARSAVLEPLPEDAATKGTTVHRRTLEVEELNRPVAPGLEMQAWTFGGEIMGEPLRGKVGDIFEITLVNNGTMGHSIDFHAGMVSPDEPMRTIAPGESLVYRFEARGAGVWLYHCSTAPMSTHIAAGMYGAVIVEPENLEPVDREYVLVQSDTYLTDTDKTTDNGSTIAAVLPEAVAAGVPSLTTFNGYANQYVYDPLQAKVGERVRIWVLAAGPSKGMSFHVVGSQFDTVYKEGAYLLKQGEDALGSTDGHAQAINLAAAQGGFVEMEFLEAGSYTFVNHDFAEMERGARGVIEVGQ; from the coding sequence GCACTCAACCCGCCGATGGGCCGGGCATGCCGGTGTCTGAGACGCAGGCAAAAGATAGGGCGTCGGGGCGGGCTACCTGGCACCGCAAGGCGTCGAAGCCGGTGAGTCTGTGGATGATTGCCCTTTTTGTGGCGCTCATGGTTCACCGCTGGGTACCTGATGCCCTGTGGCTAATGGTGCATATGGTGACGCTGGGTCTGATGACTAATAGCATCCTGATTTGGAGTCAGCATTTCACCGAGGCGCTCCTGAAGAACCGTCTGCCTGATTCGGCGCGCGGAGTGCAGATTCGCCGTATTTATATGCTGAATATTTCTACTGTGGTGATGATGGCGGGTATGCTCACAGCGGCTTTCCCGCTGACGGTGGTGGGTGCAACAGGCGTGGGCGCAGTGGTGGCATGGCACGGGTTTTCCCTCTTGCAGCAGGTTAGAAGTGCACTGCCTGCCCGGTTTACGTCTACGGTGTATTTCTATATTGCGGCGAGCTGGCTGTTGCCAGTGGGTGCTGTGCTGGGCGCTTTCTTAGCAAAGGGACTGAGTTCTGACTGGTATGAGCGCACTCTGCTTGCCCACGAGGCAGTCAATATTCTGGGTTTTGTGGGGCTGACGGTAGTGGGCACTTTGACGACTCTCTGGCCTACTATGTTGCGCACCAAGATGGTTGCCAATGCGGTACAGCTTTCGTTACGTGGGCTTTACGGTATGTGCGCCGGTCTTGCGGTGACCGTTGCCGGTGCTTTGGCGGGGTCTCAGTGGCTCGCTGTTGCCGGTTTGGTGCTGTATTGCCTGGCGTTGGGGGTTATTGGCTACCTGATGGTGCGTACCTGCACCGCTAAGAAGCCAACTGAGTTCGCCACGATGTCGGTGTCGGCTGGCTTTATCTGGCTTATGGTGGGTGTTATCTGGACTGCCGCTATGGTTGCTACCACCAGCTTTGAAGAGCTAAATATGCGAACGGTCACCCCCGCGTTTGTGGTGGGTTTCTTGGTGCAGGTTCTTCTGGGCGCTATGTCTTATCTGCTACCGGCACGCATGGGCGGGGGTCCCGCAGCGGTGCGTACCGCTAATGAGGAGTTCAACCGCTTTGCGGCAGGACGCGTGGTCATTGTTAACCTCTGTCTGTTGGTGTTCGTGCTCCCGGCAGATGTCACGGGTTCGTGGGTGCGAACCACAATGTCCTTGTTGGGTGCTTTTACCCTGTTTGCTTTTATGCCCCTGATGATTCGCGGGGTGCGTCGCTCTGTTGCCAAGCGCAAAGAGATGATCTTGGCGCGTTCTCGCGGTGAGGCTCCCAAGCCTGATCCGCAGGCGTTGAGCCCCTCCCCTGCCCGTCACGGACGCGGTGCCGCAATCGGTGCCGGTGCGGTTGCGTTGGCGCTGGTGGCGGGGTTGCTCGCTAACCCCACCGTGTTCTCGCGCGGTGTTGAGAGCGTCTCAAGCGTTACGCCCACAGGTGAGACAACCACTGTGCAGGTGGAGGCTACCGCTGATATGCGCTTTGAGCCGGCTGCCGTTGAGGTTCCTGCCGGTAACCGCCTGGTTCTTGAGGTCACCAATACCGATGCTGGCAATGTACACGATTTGGTGCTTGCTAACGGCACCAGCACCGGGCGCATTGATCCCGGTGCCACAAAAACCCTCGATGCCGGTGTGGTCGGTCAGTCCTTAGAGGGCTGGTGTTCCGTTGTGGGGCATCAAGCGATGGGTATGGTTTTTGATGTCAACGTGATAGGCGGTGAGCCAGCAGATGCTGGCCACTCCGCGCATGTCGGTGGGCAGGGTGCGTCCGCTCTTTTAACCACCGCTGATCTTGACCTGGCAAAAGCGCCCGAGGGTTTTGAAGCCCGCAGTGCCGTTCTTGAACCGCTCCCCGAAGACGCAGCTACCAAGGGTACCACGGTACACCGCCGTACCCTTGAGGTAGAAGAGCTCAACCGCCCCGTCGCACCCGGTCTAGAGATGCAGGCGTGGACCTTCGGCGGGGAGATTATGGGTGAACCCTTGCGCGGAAAAGTGGGCGATATTTTTGAGATTACCCTGGTCAATAACGGCACGATGGGTCACTCCATTGATTTTCACGCGGGTATGGTGAGCCCCGATGAGCCCATGCGTACCATTGCGCCGGGTGAGTCTCTGGTCTACCGGTTTGAGGCTCGCGGTGCAGGTGTGTGGCTGTATCACTGCTCTACCGCGCCGATGAGCACCCATATTGCTGCGGGCATGTACGGGGCTGTCATTGTCGAGCCCGAGAACCTTGAACCCGTTGACCGCGAATATGTACTGGTGCAAAGCGATACCTACCTGACCGATACCGACAAAACCACCGATAACGGTAGCACGATCGCGGCGGTGCTCCCCGAAGCTGTTGCCGCTGGGGTGCCTTCACTGACTACCTTCAACGGTTACGCCAACCAGTACGTGTACGACCCATTGCAGGCTAAGGTGGGCGAGCGCGTACGCATCTGGGTGCTTGCTGCTGGTCCCTCGAAGGGCATGAGTTTTCATGTGGTGGGTAGCCAGTTCGATACCGTGTATAAAGAGGGGGCCTATCTGCTGAAGCAGGGCGAGGACGCTTTGGGTAGCACCGACGGGCACGCCCAGGCGATTAATCTGGCGGCTGCACAGGGTGGTTTCGTTGAGATGGAGTTTTTAGAAGCGGGTAGCTACACTTTCGTCAACCATGATTTCGCCGAGATGGAGCGCGGTGCGCGCGGTGTTATTGAGGTCGGTCAGTAG
- the iolB gene encoding 5-deoxy-glucuronate isomerase, which yields MTNWFFPAGSAADGPWDLSLGTYDSSTSVEGWKHTGIKTATFTNQPLSLEATTEERIIVPLTGDVTVSVKGQVYELSGRSDVFHGPADVLYTGINAAVELRGKEGVRVAIATGPAKAEYPVRHLKKEEVPVELRGAGTSSRQVHNFGTPASLEADRLIVCEVITPGGNWSSYPPHKHDEEREGEETALEEIYYFETRATPGAPAEAKDAIGYQRVYASDARPIDVNEEVRTGDVVLVPYGWHGPAMAAPGYDLYYLNVMAGPGPVREWLISDDPHHGWVRQVWEGQQIDPRLPFTADQ from the coding sequence ATGACCAACTGGTTTTTTCCCGCAGGTTCAGCAGCTGATGGTCCTTGGGACCTTTCGCTAGGCACCTATGATTCATCAACCTCCGTTGAAGGATGGAAGCACACCGGCATCAAAACAGCGACTTTCACTAACCAGCCCCTTTCGCTTGAGGCAACGACAGAAGAGCGTATCATTGTTCCGCTTACTGGTGATGTCACCGTGAGTGTAAAGGGGCAAGTATACGAGCTTTCAGGACGCTCGGACGTTTTCCATGGTCCTGCAGATGTTCTTTATACCGGTATCAATGCTGCTGTTGAATTGCGCGGCAAAGAAGGGGTTCGCGTAGCAATCGCAACCGGCCCTGCAAAGGCTGAATATCCCGTGCGTCACCTCAAGAAAGAGGAAGTTCCCGTGGAACTTCGCGGGGCAGGCACAAGTTCTCGGCAGGTTCATAATTTTGGTACGCCTGCGAGCCTCGAAGCTGACCGCCTCATCGTATGCGAAGTCATCACACCCGGTGGAAACTGGTCTTCTTACCCTCCCCATAAACATGATGAGGAACGAGAGGGCGAGGAGACGGCCCTCGAGGAAATTTACTATTTTGAAACCCGTGCAACTCCAGGCGCACCAGCAGAGGCAAAGGATGCCATCGGTTACCAGCGTGTATATGCATCAGATGCCCGACCTATCGACGTTAACGAGGAGGTACGCACTGGTGACGTTGTGCTAGTACCTTATGGTTGGCACGGACCAGCTATGGCAGCACCTGGCTATGATCTTTACTATCTCAACGTAATGGCAGGCCCGGGTCCCGTCCGCGAATGGCTTATTAGCGATGATCCACACCACGGCTGGGTTCGACAGGTTTGGGAAGGTCAGCAAATCGATCCGCGCCTACCTTTCACCGCCGACCAGTAA
- a CDS encoding sulfite exporter TauE/SafE family protein yields MIEIFQLYPIYSWLLLALAAFLVGLSKTLLPGVNTISVAIFATTMPAKASTGALLLLLMLGDVMALLIYQHSAHWPTLIRMIPSVLIGLILGAAFLNFSQDTTVRRGVGWLLLFLMALTIWQRVTLGRSRKAPHTSNQKFIFAYGSLGGFSTMIANSGGPVMSMYFLAQRFEVKAFLGTTAWFFAVMNLLKLPFSMGLGLIDTQVLLVDAFLLPAVLAGGLVGWAGASAIKQKVFEWLIVGITLAGSAYLVAV; encoded by the coding sequence ATGATAGAAATTTTCCAGCTTTACCCCATATATTCTTGGCTTCTACTAGCACTTGCTGCTTTTTTGGTGGGTCTTTCAAAGACTCTATTGCCAGGAGTGAACACCATTTCTGTTGCTATATTCGCCACTACTATGCCTGCCAAGGCATCCACAGGCGCACTTTTGCTACTACTCATGTTGGGCGATGTCATGGCACTGCTCATATACCAACACAGTGCGCATTGGCCTACCCTCATAAGAATGATTCCTTCAGTTCTTATAGGGCTGATTTTGGGTGCTGCTTTTTTGAATTTTTCCCAAGACACCACCGTTCGTCGAGGCGTTGGGTGGCTACTGTTGTTCTTGATGGCGCTGACAATCTGGCAAAGAGTCACCCTTGGTCGCTCTCGAAAGGCACCCCACACGTCAAACCAAAAATTCATCTTCGCGTACGGCAGTTTGGGAGGTTTCTCTACAATGATTGCGAACTCTGGCGGACCGGTTATGAGCATGTATTTTTTAGCTCAACGGTTTGAGGTTAAAGCTTTTCTGGGAACAACTGCTTGGTTTTTTGCGGTCATGAATCTTCTGAAGCTCCCTTTTTCAATGGGTCTAGGTCTAATAGACACACAAGTTCTTCTTGTTGATGCCTTCTTGCTTCCTGCTGTTTTAGCAGGGGGCTTGGTGGGATGGGCAGGGGCTTCTGCCATTAAACAGAAAGTGTTTGAATGGCTAATCGTTGGGATTACGTTGGCTGGATCCGCCTATCTCGTGGCGGTGTAA
- a CDS encoding glycerophosphoryl diester phosphodiesterase: MPRIFAHRGLSAIAPENTLAALGGCSDYRVSWFETDVDIIADGTPIIIHDSSLHRTTNRTGSIYDLTVEQLDDIDAGSWFSPEFAGEPLPTLAQLIQVMNESKLNGNIEIKSNEQGAERTFQLIDAVIAELDKLDDERKVLISSFNLLLLAELKRRAPHYRTAALFTADALGHDWLSLMQLCGAETIHIEDRNLTQPMVALAQKAGFEVNVYTVNSRARANQLFNWGADGIITDYAHEMIHLENR; this comes from the coding sequence ATGCCTCGAATTTTTGCCCACCGCGGACTATCAGCCATTGCCCCCGAAAATACTCTTGCTGCCTTGGGCGGTTGCAGTGATTACAGGGTGAGCTGGTTCGAAACTGACGTTGATATTATCGCCGACGGTACCCCCATCATCATCCATGACAGCTCCTTGCACCGCACCACCAATCGCACCGGTAGCATTTACGATCTGACCGTCGAACAACTGGATGATATTGATGCCGGCAGTTGGTTCTCGCCCGAATTTGCGGGGGAGCCTCTGCCCACCCTTGCCCAGCTGATTCAGGTCATGAACGAGAGCAAACTCAACGGCAATATTGAAATTAAATCGAATGAACAGGGTGCAGAGCGCACCTTCCAACTCATCGACGCGGTGATCGCTGAACTCGACAAGCTCGATGATGAACGTAAAGTGCTGATTTCTAGTTTCAACCTGCTACTGCTCGCCGAACTCAAACGACGCGCACCTCACTACCGTACCGCAGCTCTCTTCACCGCAGATGCCCTAGGCCACGACTGGCTCTCGCTCATGCAACTGTGCGGTGCTGAAACCATCCACATCGAGGATCGCAACCTCACCCAGCCCATGGTTGCCCTCGCCCAAAAAGCCGGCTTTGAAGTTAACGTCTACACGGTGAACTCCCGCGCTCGTGCTAACCAGCTATTCAACTGGGGCGCGGACGGCATCATCACCGACTACGCCCACGAGATGATACATCTGGAAAACCGCTAA
- a CDS encoding lytic transglycosylase domain-containing protein gives MATDKKTSHGAPIRVLTGVLAHWQVIASAVLLGTGVAGLAATYNSYCGMTDLAYAPTEVHDNLRAASTESGVRTGILAAQLETESRWRVGAASPAGAQGLAQFTPDTWEIWGQDGDIRDPEDAIRTQGHYLAYLRDRLEPLADNEQELQDLMLAGYNAGPGAVEEFMGIPPYPETQGYVKKINQLGASKYQVTCHPDPAFKQEKIRHPDR, from the coding sequence ATGGCTACTGATAAAAAAACTTCGCACGGTGCCCCTATCAGAGTGCTTACCGGCGTGCTGGCGCACTGGCAGGTAATTGCGTCCGCGGTACTACTAGGCACAGGTGTTGCTGGTTTGGCTGCTACCTATAACTCATACTGTGGTATGACGGACTTAGCGTATGCGCCTACAGAGGTGCATGACAATTTGCGGGCGGCATCTACTGAGTCTGGGGTGCGCACGGGTATTTTGGCTGCCCAGTTAGAGACTGAGAGCCGCTGGCGGGTGGGTGCCGCCTCCCCTGCTGGCGCCCAGGGTTTAGCGCAGTTCACCCCCGATACCTGGGAGATTTGGGGGCAGGACGGTGATATTCGTGACCCCGAGGACGCTATTCGTACACAGGGTCACTATTTGGCGTATCTGCGTGATCGCCTTGAGCCGCTGGCTGATAACGAGCAGGAGCTTCAAGATCTGATGCTCGCCGGTTATAACGCGGGCCCCGGTGCTGTCGAGGAGTTTATGGGTATTCCCCCCTACCCTGAGACACAGGGGTACGTGAAGAAAATTAACCAGTTAGGCGCATCGAAGTATCAGGTGACCTGTCACCCTGACCCTGCTTTTAAGCAAGAAAAAATTAGGCACCCCGACCGCTAG